From the Anaerolineae bacterium genome, the window CGTATCATACTTGTATCGGAATATCGCTAGAAGAACATTAGAAATTGACTAGAATTCAGCGGAAGAATCCCCCCTGAACGCTTACTTCATTTTTAATAGGCCCGACGTTTTGAAGAAGTATGGTTTATCAGATGCCCTAAAGATCATCAGAGTTGACTGCGATATTGCTACCGATCCACCCAGCATATACATAGAATTCCTAAGAGCTCTAGGTGCCAATGTCGATGCACTTGGGGAAGATAATCTGACTACACTGAAAAACCAGTTATTAATTGAGAGTCAAAAATTTGGAGATGAAATTGATCTGGTTGTTATCTTTGATAATTTTAACCGGTCTTTACAACATTCCTTAGGTGAAGACTTTCTAAACTTTCTGTATGGCTTGCGGAATAGGCGACCAAAGTTGAATATCACCTACATTTTCATGACTAATCTTGATATAGACCTGACTGGCTTTTACAGAGTGGAGCGTTTATTTGATCAGGGTATAGATCATTCGATCTGCTGGCTCTCATTACTTAATGAGAAAGATGCCTTTTTCTCAATTGACAGACAATGGTACCGAGCAGGAGGAATTTCTGATAAATTCAGTCAGGTCATGCAAGAGAAAGTGAAAAAGAGGATTTATGAGTTAGGAGGAGGACATGCTTTGCTGGGCAAATACTTGTCCCATTTGATGTTGAGTGGTGAAATAACCGTGGACACTAAACCGGAGAAGCTTTTAGAGCACAAAAGTATTCGTTCAGCATGTGCCGCAATTTGGGAGGATTTGGAACAATACTATAAGAATTTCCTGATTGATGTGGCTCAAGAAGCACTTCCAACGAAGAGTGTAGGCAATTCTGTCAAAGAAGTTCTCCAAAACTATGGGGTATTGCAAGGGCAAACTCTTTTTTCCCCCTTGTTTGAAAGTTTTCTCAAAACACAACAAAAGGCAAATATAGTGTTAGATGTAAGTTGTGGTAAAGATAGAACCAAACTTGTCATCAAAACAATCGATCATCGTCAACTGCCTGTCACCCTGAATGAGCTTTCCCCCAAGAAAAGAAGTTTACTGTGTTATCTAGCCCAGAACCTCAGTGAAACCTGCACTAGAGAGCAACTGATAGAAATAGGCTGGTCTTCAGATGACCCGGACGAGCCGAAGTTGTATTA encodes:
- a CDS encoding winged helix-turn-helix domain-containing protein, yielding MKKYGLSDALKIIRVDCDIATDPPSIYIEFLRALGANVDALGEDNLTTLKNQLLIESQKFGDEIDLVVIFDNFNRSLQHSLGEDFLNFLYGLRNRRPKLNITYIFMTNLDIDLTGFYRVERLFDQGIDHSICWLSLLNEKDAFFSIDRQWYRAGGISDKFSQVMQEKVKKRIYELGGGHALLGKYLSHLMLSGEITVDTKPEKLLEHKSIRSACAAIWEDLEQYYKNFLIDVAQEALPTKSVGNSVKEVLQNYGVLQGQTLFSPLFESFLKTQQKANIVLDVSCGKDRTKLVIKTIDHRQLPVTLNELSPKKRSLLCYLAQNLSETCTREQLIEIGWSSDDPDEPKLYYQALSRQMDDLRKWLGNHKEIGRYLEIKTVWGVGYVLVVKG